In a genomic window of Pedobacter sp. KBS0701:
- a CDS encoding alpha-L-fucosidase, with product MKRRTLIKGIALSLPSLYLSKSYAGQLINVPYAAGPFKPTWDSLSNYQVPEWFRDAKFGMWAHWGPQCQPEFGDWYAREMYMEGGHKYKYHLEKYGHPSKFGFKDVINEWKADRWDPEELVGLYKKAGAKYFMAMANHHDNFDMFDSTHQKWNSTRIGPKKDIIGGWAKAAKNNDLRFGVSVHAAHAWSWMETAQRADKHGPMAGIPYDGNVTKADGAGKWWNGEDPQELYAQTHPLSKNSEDNGMIHSQWAWGNGVSVPSKAYCEKFYKRTIELLDKYEPDVIYFDDTILPLYPINDAGLRIAAHMYNQSIKKYGKLEAVLFGKVLNEQQRKCMVWDIERGQTSGIENEPFQTDTCIGAWHYDRPIYDHNGYKDAKTVIHMLLDIVSKNGNLMLNVPVRGNGTIDEKERAVVEGITAWMQQNSECIYSSRPWNFFGEGPAMASAKPLSAQGFNEGSGVPFGPNDFRFTTKGKDLYAAMLGWPSDRAALIQSLSSNKVNKIQKVSLLGYPGLIEFEQSGEGLKIKLPEQAPGAIAYVFKIHGAIV from the coding sequence ATGAAAAGAAGAACCTTAATTAAAGGCATAGCGTTAAGTTTACCATCGCTATACCTATCCAAAAGTTATGCAGGCCAACTGATTAATGTACCCTATGCGGCAGGTCCATTTAAGCCCACCTGGGATTCGCTCTCTAATTATCAAGTGCCCGAATGGTTTCGTGATGCCAAATTTGGGATGTGGGCACATTGGGGGCCACAGTGCCAGCCAGAATTTGGCGATTGGTATGCCCGGGAAATGTACATGGAAGGCGGGCACAAATATAAATATCACTTAGAAAAATATGGACACCCCTCTAAATTCGGTTTTAAAGACGTAATTAACGAATGGAAAGCGGATAGGTGGGATCCTGAAGAATTGGTTGGATTATATAAAAAAGCAGGTGCAAAGTATTTTATGGCTATGGCCAACCATCATGACAATTTTGATATGTTCGATAGCACCCATCAGAAATGGAATTCAACCCGGATAGGTCCTAAAAAAGATATCATCGGCGGTTGGGCGAAGGCGGCTAAAAATAATGACCTCCGCTTTGGGGTGAGTGTTCATGCTGCGCATGCCTGGAGCTGGATGGAAACGGCACAACGAGCAGATAAACATGGGCCAATGGCCGGCATTCCTTATGATGGAAATGTAACCAAAGCTGATGGTGCAGGAAAATGGTGGAATGGTGAAGATCCACAGGAACTTTATGCACAAACTCACCCACTTAGCAAAAACAGTGAAGATAATGGCATGATCCATAGCCAGTGGGCCTGGGGCAATGGCGTTTCGGTACCTTCAAAAGCTTATTGCGAAAAATTCTACAAACGTACCATTGAACTTTTAGATAAATATGAACCAGATGTGATCTATTTTGATGATACCATATTGCCATTATATCCGATCAACGATGCCGGGTTAAGGATTGCTGCCCACATGTACAACCAGAGCATCAAAAAATATGGTAAGCTGGAAGCGGTGTTGTTCGGTAAAGTATTGAACGAACAGCAACGTAAATGTATGGTATGGGATATCGAAAGAGGACAAACCAGTGGAATTGAAAATGAACCTTTTCAAACCGATACCTGTATCGGTGCATGGCATTATGATCGCCCTATTTATGATCATAATGGCTATAAAGATGCTAAAACGGTGATCCATATGTTACTGGATATTGTGAGTAAGAATGGTAACCTGATGCTGAATGTTCCGGTGAGGGGCAATGGCACAATCGATGAAAAGGAGCGGGCAGTAGTGGAAGGCATAACCGCCTGGATGCAGCAAAACAGTGAATGTATCTATAGTAGCCGCCCATGGAATTTCTTTGGTGAAGGTCCCGCGATGGCATCGGCTAAACCACTAAGCGCGCAAGGGTTTAATGAAGGTAGCGGAGTGCCGTTTGGTCCGAACGATTTCCGCTTTACCACTAAAGGCAAAGATTTGTATGCTGCAATGCTGGGCTGGCCATCAGATCGAGCGGCACTTATACAAAGCTTATCATCAAACAAAGTAAATAAAATACAAAAGGTAAGTTTGTTAGGTTATCCAGGATTAATTGAGTTTGAACAGAGTGGAGAAGGTTTAAAAATTAAGCTTCCTGAACAGGCACCAGGTGCTATTGCCTATGTATTTAAAATTCATGGAGCTATTGTGTAA
- a CDS encoding glycoside hydrolase 43 family protein produces the protein MIRKHLLMLLFVKLCLYTFTFAQSPVAAPTWGNWTHWGDQGDGTYRNPVLPGDYSDVDCIRVGDYYYAVSSTFQYSPGFVILKSKDLVNWQILGHAVKDITTISPAMNYNQMNLYGKGIWAGAIRYHNNRFWIYFGDPDEGYFMSSAARPEGPWSPLHRVWAEKGWDDCCPFWDEDGQGYLIGTHFADGYKIHLFKMTDDGKSLIKDSDQVIYQSHGSEANKLYKIKGYYYHLFSEVRNNVRVLMMERSKNIYGPYEGPRQLSEGQPEFNEPNQGGLVQTQTGGWYFLTHHGSGDWSGRVLSLLPVTWLEGWPIIGKPNDKGIGEMVWSAPMPVKSTRKTQPQSSDDFNARIIQPQWEWNYQPKKDKWSLSERKGWLRLHAFKPLKDHIFSAGNTLTQRVYRTSKNTVTVKFDLRGMANGQKAGLSHFGVPDYAMLGFECSGGTKKLSFTTKDKALSGPEFQGNEVWIRSAWGLDGQSTFSYSTDGQTFKSFGEPYQLRWGSYRGDRIAIYNYNPLDKGGYIDVDYLHYDYDK, from the coding sequence GTGATACGAAAGCATCTGCTTATGCTGCTTTTCGTGAAGCTATGTTTATACACCTTTACTTTCGCACAATCTCCGGTTGCTGCACCCACCTGGGGCAATTGGACACATTGGGGAGATCAGGGTGATGGTACTTATCGTAATCCCGTTTTACCTGGCGATTACAGCGATGTAGATTGCATCCGCGTGGGTGATTATTACTATGCTGTCTCCTCTACTTTTCAATATTCACCCGGATTTGTGATCCTGAAATCTAAAGATCTGGTAAACTGGCAAATACTGGGCCATGCCGTTAAAGATATTACTACCATTTCTCCAGCTATGAACTATAACCAGATGAACCTGTACGGAAAGGGAATATGGGCCGGCGCCATCCGTTATCACAACAATCGTTTCTGGATTTATTTCGGAGATCCGGATGAAGGCTATTTTATGAGTTCTGCAGCTAGGCCTGAAGGGCCATGGTCACCCTTACACCGGGTGTGGGCTGAAAAGGGTTGGGATGATTGCTGTCCTTTCTGGGATGAAGATGGGCAGGGTTATCTCATCGGAACCCACTTTGCAGATGGCTATAAAATTCATCTTTTTAAAATGACGGACGATGGCAAGTCGCTGATCAAAGATTCAGATCAGGTAATTTATCAATCCCATGGGAGCGAAGCCAATAAACTGTACAAAATCAAAGGCTATTATTATCATCTTTTTAGCGAGGTGCGCAACAACGTTCGCGTTTTAATGATGGAGCGGTCTAAAAATATTTATGGGCCTTATGAAGGGCCACGACAGCTGAGCGAAGGTCAACCTGAGTTTAATGAACCCAATCAGGGCGGATTGGTACAAACCCAAACCGGAGGTTGGTACTTCTTAACCCATCATGGTTCGGGCGATTGGTCCGGACGGGTTTTAAGCCTGCTGCCTGTAACCTGGCTGGAGGGCTGGCCGATAATCGGAAAACCTAATGACAAAGGCATCGGCGAGATGGTATGGTCGGCGCCTATGCCCGTAAAATCAACCCGTAAAACCCAACCGCAAAGCAGTGACGACTTTAATGCCCGTATCATTCAGCCGCAATGGGAATGGAACTACCAGCCGAAAAAAGATAAATGGTCTTTATCTGAAAGAAAAGGCTGGTTGCGGTTGCATGCCTTTAAACCTTTAAAAGATCATATTTTTTCTGCCGGCAATACCTTAACCCAAAGGGTTTACCGCACATCGAAAAATACAGTTACCGTAAAGTTTGATCTCCGCGGAATGGCCAATGGGCAAAAAGCCGGTTTATCGCATTTCGGTGTGCCTGATTATGCTATGCTGGGGTTTGAATGTAGCGGCGGGACTAAAAAGTTATCCTTTACTACGAAAGATAAAGCTTTATCAGGTCCTGAATTTCAGGGAAATGAAGTTTGGATCCGCTCAGCCTGGGGACTCGATGGTCAGAGTACCTTTAGTTACAGTACAGATGGCCAAACATTTAAATCATTTGGTGAGCCTTACCAACTTCGCTGGGGATCTTACCGGGGTGATCGGATTGCCATTTACAATTACAATCCTCTTGACAAAGGCGGTTATATTGATGTAGATTACCTTCATTATGATTATGATAAATAA
- a CDS encoding glycoside hydrolase 43 family protein — translation MLFILSASKLYAQSSWTADNGNGTYTNPLFYDEFSDPDLIRVGDDFYLTGTTMHSVPGLPVLHSKDLVNWKVIGYAMDRFQQGAEFNLKDGKEAYGQGIWAPCIRYHNGVFYIFSNINKYGLQIFTASNPAGPWKQHQLKGHIYDLSVLFENGKIYVVYGVGEIKLIELKPDLSGFIEGSDRVIIPRGNAMGEGNHLYKINGKYYITNADNGRLQCARAANIEGPYETTVVSAKETMGTTLGWFTQDMGQDSALPAADAKLSMTKQSDQLLGSVPMHQGGIVDLPNGEWWGFSMMDFRAVGRTTFLSPVTWKEGWPFFGLEGNLGRSPRTWFKPNVAQPDRPQVPYQRNDNFNAPQLASAWQWNHNPVDGKWQLKGGSLRLHTLPAKDFLWARNTLTQRGVGPESEATVELNAQKLKDGDIAGLGLMNIPYAWMGILREGNHFVFRIFDQYRQKTINKPLKSPRIYLRAFGNFDEDIARLSYSTDGKTFENVADSIRLPYQLKTFQGTRYALFAYNTKGKEGGYAEFDHFQLNEPLADRTKNLPLGKIITLTNLADSRQLWANPHGMLCPRRSFTVNSDSAYQFRVLDREQGKVALQALNGTGFLTITSQGLSADVRLIKEETPGSLFVWQDMLKGQCMLLSLKTKRFVGLDPHTGELYGADWPGTLPNRKDGTVFSWQVVNE, via the coding sequence TTGCTATTCATTTTAAGTGCATCAAAGCTTTATGCCCAAAGCTCCTGGACGGCAGATAATGGAAATGGTACTTATACCAATCCGCTATTTTATGATGAATTCTCCGATCCGGATCTTATTCGCGTAGGTGATGATTTTTACCTCACGGGTACCACCATGCATAGCGTACCCGGATTACCGGTGCTGCATTCTAAGGATCTGGTTAACTGGAAGGTGATCGGCTATGCAATGGACCGTTTTCAGCAGGGAGCAGAATTTAATCTTAAAGATGGTAAAGAAGCCTATGGACAAGGTATATGGGCACCCTGTATCCGGTACCATAACGGGGTTTTCTATATTTTTTCCAATATAAACAAATATGGTTTGCAGATTTTTACGGCCTCCAATCCTGCCGGGCCGTGGAAACAGCACCAACTGAAAGGTCACATTTATGATTTGTCGGTATTGTTTGAGAACGGAAAAATCTATGTTGTTTATGGTGTCGGAGAAATTAAACTGATTGAATTAAAACCTGACCTCAGCGGTTTTATAGAAGGTAGCGACCGCGTGATCATCCCCAGGGGAAATGCCATGGGCGAAGGTAATCACCTTTACAAAATCAACGGAAAATATTACATTACCAATGCCGATAACGGCCGCCTGCAATGTGCCCGGGCCGCTAATATTGAAGGGCCTTACGAAACTACCGTAGTAAGTGCTAAAGAAACAATGGGTACAACCCTGGGTTGGTTTACCCAAGATATGGGGCAGGATTCTGCCTTACCTGCTGCGGATGCCAAATTATCGATGACAAAGCAAAGCGATCAGTTGTTGGGATCGGTTCCCATGCACCAGGGTGGTATTGTAGACCTGCCCAATGGGGAATGGTGGGGCTTTTCAATGATGGATTTCAGGGCAGTGGGTAGAACAACCTTTCTATCACCTGTTACCTGGAAAGAAGGCTGGCCTTTCTTTGGCCTTGAAGGTAACCTGGGCAGATCTCCACGAACGTGGTTTAAACCCAATGTGGCCCAACCCGATCGTCCGCAGGTACCTTACCAACGCAATGACAACTTTAATGCGCCACAGTTGGCCTCTGCATGGCAATGGAACCACAATCCTGTTGATGGCAAATGGCAATTGAAGGGAGGAAGCCTGCGCCTGCATACCTTACCGGCAAAGGATTTCCTTTGGGCAAGAAATACCCTGACCCAACGGGGTGTTGGCCCTGAATCCGAAGCTACTGTAGAATTAAACGCTCAAAAACTGAAAGACGGCGATATTGCCGGTTTGGGTTTAATGAATATCCCTTATGCCTGGATGGGCATCCTTCGGGAAGGAAATCATTTTGTTTTCCGCATATTTGACCAGTACCGGCAAAAAACAATCAACAAACCCTTAAAATCGCCACGTATTTATTTACGTGCCTTCGGGAATTTCGACGAGGATATTGCCCGGTTGAGTTACAGTACCGATGGCAAAACATTTGAGAACGTAGCCGACAGCATCAGGCTTCCCTATCAGTTGAAAACTTTTCAGGGAACCCGGTATGCCTTATTTGCTTATAATACCAAAGGAAAGGAGGGTGGCTATGCTGAGTTTGATCACTTTCAGTTAAATGAACCCTTAGCCGACCGTACTAAAAATCTTCCGCTGGGAAAAATAATTACATTAACCAATCTGGCCGACAGTCGTCAGCTTTGGGCAAATCCTCATGGTATGCTTTGCCCGAGACGTAGTTTTACCGTGAATAGCGATTCTGCCTATCAGTTTCGCGTGTTAGACCGTGAGCAGGGTAAAGTAGCCCTGCAGGCACTTAACGGAACTGGCTTTTTAACTATTACCAGCCAGGGTTTATCTGCAGATGTACGGCTGATCAAGGAGGAAACACCGGGCAGCCTGTTCGTATGGCAGGATATGTTGAAGGGGCAGTGTATGCTGCTATCTTTAAAAACTAAACGTTTTGTCGGCTTAGATCCGCATACCGGAGAATTATACGGTGCAGATTGGCCAGGCACTTTACCTAACCGGAAAGACGGAACCGTTTTCAGCTGGCAGGTGGTGAATGAATAA
- a CDS encoding glycoside hydrolase family 97 protein, whose product MTLRKSFIFYTLLTSLCCSVTYAQKGQSYPIISPNGKIKLVMEYHQLATADSTTSAQFDVYYQTNGKWEPILSDTEIGIATKQEQFKNLTLKSAGSVKRLNTQYEMVSGKRKLCSNQANESTYTFVNANGKSLNVVFRVYNDGIAFRYEFPKWSDQPVHIEDEYTTFNIPVQTDRWAQAYDPGYEDFYPYNNNGKGEKSQEWSYPALFKTKQLQVWYLISEAGNSEFNAASRLVNNKDINRYKISYSAGRKSFPQQGDMSTLPWKSQWHTVMIGSLATVVESTLITDVSEPSRIAQKEWIKPGAVAWIYWAYNHGSKDYQKAVAYTDLAKNMNWPYVLIDWEWDVMGNGGKLEDAVNYAKSKGIKPMIWYNSGTTDWSDATPVDRMRTREKRIKEFEWLNKIGVYGIKVDFFAGDQQDMMKLYLDILKDAADHHLMVNFHGATIPRGWSRTYPNLMSVEAVYGAEWYNNRDILTNKAAVHNTTLPFTRNVIGPMDYTPVTFSNSQHPHITSYGHELALSVVFESALQHFADRPEAYYALPDAPKNFLKALPTAWAETRLLSGYPGSHVVMARRKGTKWYIGGLNGLEDAKVLQFSLDFLKNKEARISIIQDGEYDKSFKTKMLVWRKGQPVKINCLPRGGFVAVVE is encoded by the coding sequence ATGACACTTCGAAAATCTTTTATCTTTTATACCTTGTTAACTTCGCTTTGCTGCAGCGTCACTTACGCGCAAAAAGGCCAGTCATACCCTATAATATCGCCCAATGGCAAAATCAAGCTGGTAATGGAATATCATCAGCTGGCAACTGCTGACAGTACCACATCCGCGCAGTTTGATGTCTATTATCAGACCAATGGAAAATGGGAGCCAATTCTTTCCGACACCGAAATCGGTATTGCAACCAAACAGGAGCAATTTAAAAATCTTACCTTGAAAAGTGCCGGATCAGTTAAGCGCCTGAACACCCAATATGAAATGGTAAGCGGTAAAAGAAAGCTTTGCAGCAACCAGGCAAATGAAAGCACATATACCTTTGTCAATGCGAACGGAAAGTCGCTCAATGTTGTTTTTCGTGTCTATAATGATGGTATTGCTTTCAGGTATGAATTTCCGAAATGGTCAGACCAACCGGTTCATATCGAAGATGAATATACCACCTTTAACATTCCCGTACAGACGGATCGATGGGCACAGGCTTATGATCCGGGATATGAAGATTTTTATCCCTACAACAATAATGGTAAAGGAGAAAAAAGCCAGGAATGGTCTTATCCTGCATTGTTCAAAACCAAACAATTGCAAGTGTGGTATCTCATTTCTGAAGCCGGAAACAGCGAATTTAATGCAGCTTCCAGGTTGGTGAATAATAAAGATATTAACCGGTACAAAATCAGCTACTCGGCAGGACGGAAAAGTTTTCCGCAACAAGGTGACATGAGCACTTTACCATGGAAGTCACAGTGGCATACCGTCATGATTGGAAGCCTGGCAACTGTTGTAGAATCTACCCTGATTACGGACGTGAGTGAACCTAGCCGCATTGCACAAAAAGAATGGATTAAGCCTGGTGCGGTGGCCTGGATTTATTGGGCCTACAACCATGGATCTAAAGATTACCAAAAGGCAGTGGCATACACCGATCTGGCCAAAAATATGAACTGGCCTTATGTACTAATCGATTGGGAATGGGACGTGATGGGCAATGGTGGCAAACTGGAAGATGCCGTTAATTATGCCAAGTCGAAAGGTATTAAACCCATGATCTGGTACAATTCAGGCACGACCGACTGGTCTGATGCTACACCTGTGGACCGCATGAGAACCCGCGAAAAACGCATCAAAGAGTTTGAATGGTTAAATAAGATCGGGGTTTACGGAATTAAGGTAGATTTTTTTGCCGGCGACCAGCAGGACATGATGAAATTATACCTGGATATCCTCAAAGATGCTGCCGATCATCACCTCATGGTAAACTTTCATGGTGCTACTATTCCGCGTGGGTGGTCAAGAACCTACCCGAATTTAATGTCTGTAGAAGCGGTTTACGGTGCAGAATGGTATAATAACCGTGATATTTTGACTAATAAGGCGGCCGTACATAATACCACTTTACCTTTTACCAGGAATGTAATTGGTCCTATGGATTATACACCGGTTACCTTTTCTAACAGTCAACACCCGCACATTACTTCTTATGGACATGAACTGGCACTCTCCGTGGTATTCGAATCGGCCTTGCAGCATTTTGCAGACCGTCCGGAAGCATACTATGCACTACCGGATGCCCCAAAAAACTTTTTAAAGGCCTTACCAACCGCCTGGGCTGAAACACGTTTGTTGAGCGGTTATCCGGGTAGTCATGTGGTTATGGCGAGAAGAAAGGGTACAAAATGGTATATTGGTGGATTGAATGGACTGGAGGATGCTAAAGTTTTACAATTTAGTTTAGATTTCCTGAAAAATAAGGAAGCCAGGATCAGCATCATCCAGGATGGTGAATACGATAAATCTTTTAAAACAAAAATGCTGGTATGGCGCAAAGGACAGCCGGTGAAAATTAACTGTTTGCCTCGTGGCGGTTTCGTAGCGGTGGTTGAATAA
- a CDS encoding PepSY domain-containing protein: MTKNQNPGKKKQKDTLFKRINNWLHLWLGLISGIIVLIVCLTGCIWVFNEEITGLLEPETKVAWQDKPVVKPSELMRIAAKLYPEKVPSYANYQQGRAINLNLRAANAGPRDRRTGNTILKINPYTGGVISIEEHKPGESDFFRFILNGHRFLWMPSEIGRPIVNYGTMIFVVLLITGLIWWYPKKWNKSTRDKSFKIKWGASFKRVNLDLHNVPGFYALLFLAAIALTGMVYGIKWYSEGMYWVTSGGDKLAEYKRLDSDSTLKGKGYAPEKAMDMAWDQVISRHPKSMGFYYSFADTAEAKAAINITVYPNKGQFYNSQGYTFDQHSLKELKRQDAYSVEYAQASFGQKLRKMNYDIHVGSILGFPGKVMAFLASLIGASLPITGFLVWYGRKFKKKSKKPGKSLAKQPDVIPSKSAEKLLAEI; encoded by the coding sequence ATGACGAAGAATCAAAATCCGGGAAAGAAGAAGCAAAAGGACACGCTTTTTAAGCGCATTAACAACTGGCTGCACTTGTGGTTAGGTTTGATATCTGGTATCATTGTCCTGATTGTATGCCTTACCGGTTGCATTTGGGTATTTAATGAAGAAATTACCGGTTTGCTGGAGCCTGAAACAAAAGTAGCCTGGCAAGATAAGCCTGTGGTTAAACCCTCCGAGTTAATGCGGATAGCTGCGAAGCTGTACCCGGAGAAAGTGCCATCGTACGCCAATTACCAGCAAGGCAGGGCCATCAACTTAAATTTGCGGGCGGCTAATGCCGGTCCGCGGGATCGCCGTACGGGAAATACCATACTAAAAATAAATCCTTATACAGGCGGGGTGATTAGTATCGAGGAACATAAACCAGGTGAATCAGATTTCTTCAGGTTTATTTTAAACGGGCACCGTTTTCTCTGGATGCCTTCTGAAATAGGGCGACCAATTGTTAATTACGGTACCATGATCTTTGTAGTTCTGCTGATCACCGGACTGATCTGGTGGTACCCGAAGAAATGGAATAAATCAACCCGCGATAAAAGTTTTAAGATTAAATGGGGTGCATCTTTTAAACGGGTAAACCTCGACTTGCACAACGTACCTGGCTTTTATGCCTTATTGTTCCTGGCAGCTATAGCCCTTACAGGAATGGTATATGGTATTAAATGGTATAGTGAGGGGATGTATTGGGTTACATCAGGTGGCGATAAGCTTGCAGAATACAAGCGTTTAGACTCAGACTCGACATTAAAAGGAAAGGGTTATGCACCGGAAAAAGCAATGGATATGGCCTGGGATCAGGTCATTTCGCGCCATCCTAAATCGATGGGTTTTTATTACAGTTTTGCGGATACGGCAGAAGCTAAGGCTGCCATCAACATCACCGTCTATCCAAATAAAGGGCAGTTTTATAATAGCCAGGGCTACACTTTTGACCAACATAGCCTGAAGGAGTTAAAGCGACAGGATGCCTATTCGGTAGAATATGCGCAAGCCTCGTTTGGTCAGAAACTGCGAAAAATGAATTACGATATCCATGTAGGCAGTATCCTGGGATTTCCGGGTAAGGTAATGGCCTTCCTGGCTTCACTTATTGGTGCCAGCTTACCGATTACAGGATTCCTGGTATGGTATGGCCGGAAGTTTAAGAAAAAGAGTAAGAAGCCGGGGAAAAGTTTGGCGAAGCAACCTGACGTAATCCCCTCCAAATCAGCAGAAAAACTGCTCGCAGAGATATAA
- a CDS encoding TonB-dependent receptor — MQFKKILRLGVCCTGIFAAHASSAHVLTGSYTNPTDSLVQSRNDEQTGIVRGRITTSDGSVAANVTVVLKGTRFGSVTDEDGLYQIRRVPVGDYTLVVSAVGLYPKEKQIHVSFRGTVIADFSLKENRSELDEVQVSTNKKKYKVDKVSSSLRLQSPLIEVPQNIQVVTSKVLADQQVFDIVDGVTRNVSGTMRVGHWDAQYANIFMRGTSIPAFRNGMNQKMPWGPLADDAATIDRIEFVKGPSGFMMANGEPGGIYNVVTKKPTGQNHSSVSVAGGGYNLGRAAVDLDGKLSRDGKLLFRLNVAAQSKDSYNKYNYTDKYVIAPVISYQVDSNTLITAEYTTQHVEAQALGSYGFSPKGFADTDPSFFLGDPALDPAKLYDHNATLYVSHRLNNNWKINAQAAYLRYGLDGGTPWPSTIAPNGDMKRYLNISEELAINKNIQVSLMGDVATGSVVHRILGGLDMGNLKTWGDFSSVTQSDLQLANGTKFNIYNPVYGIPFANIPVFDRSRSIQNRSGSNVYATNLTYTGAYLQDEIRMLDGRVRLTLAGRFTHAVTVGKTNLTQISDNVFSPRAGLSVTLAKDFSAYTLYDQSFLPVAGQDYAGNPFKPIRGNNIELGLKKDFFDGRWNVTAAAFRIKKKNVLTADLDPAHLAANPNAQIQLGGVISKGIELDINGEITPGLNLVLNYALTDAKVSEDAKPELVGRHTPNSAKHITNGWLSYRYQKQGALLNGFGLSAGYQIQLDRYAGSTSVPLMLPAYYRFDAGVSYEKGKITIAAVVNNLLDRRLLTQGSYTKLATETATSVSYYTYIYEVPRNARLSITYRFK, encoded by the coding sequence ATGCAATTTAAGAAAATTTTACGCTTAGGTGTGTGCTGTACCGGAATATTTGCAGCTCATGCCAGTTCTGCTCATGTTCTGACAGGAAGTTACACAAATCCTACAGATAGTCTTGTTCAAAGCCGGAATGATGAACAAACCGGGATAGTGAGAGGCAGGATCACCACTTCTGATGGTAGCGTAGCTGCTAATGTAACGGTAGTGCTGAAAGGCACCCGCTTTGGCTCGGTTACCGACGAGGATGGCTTATACCAAATCCGGCGTGTTCCGGTTGGCGATTATACACTTGTAGTTTCTGCGGTTGGCCTTTATCCAAAAGAAAAACAGATACATGTTTCATTCCGTGGTACCGTAATTGCTGATTTTTCTTTAAAAGAAAATCGTTCGGAGTTAGACGAGGTACAGGTAAGCACGAATAAGAAAAAATATAAGGTGGATAAAGTGTCCTCCTCATTGCGGTTACAATCTCCTCTGATCGAAGTACCGCAGAACATTCAGGTGGTAACCAGCAAGGTACTGGCTGATCAGCAGGTGTTTGATATTGTAGATGGCGTAACCAGGAATGTGAGCGGTACCATGCGCGTAGGCCATTGGGACGCTCAATATGCCAATATTTTCATGCGCGGCACGAGTATTCCTGCTTTCCGGAACGGGATGAACCAAAAAATGCCATGGGGCCCGTTAGCTGACGATGCGGCAACTATTGATCGCATCGAATTCGTAAAAGGTCCTTCTGGCTTTATGATGGCCAACGGTGAACCCGGCGGTATTTACAATGTGGTAACTAAGAAGCCTACCGGTCAAAACCACAGTTCGGTAAGTGTAGCAGGCGGAGGTTATAACCTGGGACGCGCCGCTGTTGACCTGGATGGTAAGTTAAGTCGCGACGGTAAATTGTTGTTTCGCCTGAATGTGGCAGCACAAAGTAAAGACAGCTACAACAAATACAATTACACGGATAAGTACGTTATCGCGCCCGTAATTAGCTATCAGGTAGACAGCAATACTTTAATCACAGCTGAATATACTACCCAGCATGTAGAGGCACAGGCATTGGGCTCTTATGGTTTTTCGCCGAAAGGCTTCGCCGATACAGATCCCAGTTTCTTCCTGGGCGACCCGGCACTGGACCCGGCAAAGCTTTATGACCACAATGCCACGCTTTATGTGAGCCACCGTTTAAATAATAACTGGAAGATTAATGCACAGGCTGCTTATCTCCGTTATGGTTTAGATGGAGGTACCCCGTGGCCTTCAACCATTGCACCAAATGGCGATATGAAACGTTACCTCAATATCAGTGAGGAGCTGGCCATTAACAAAAACATACAGGTTAGCCTGATGGGCGATGTTGCTACGGGATCTGTTGTACACCGTATTTTAGGCGGACTAGATATGGGCAACCTGAAAACCTGGGGTGATTTTTCCAGCGTAACGCAGTCTGATCTTCAGTTGGCAAACGGCACTAAATTCAACATTTACAACCCGGTTTACGGGATTCCTTTTGCCAATATTCCTGTCTTTGATCGTTCGCGAAGCATTCAGAACCGTTCGGGATCAAATGTATATGCCACCAACCTGACCTATACCGGCGCTTATTTACAGGACGAAATTCGCATGCTGGATGGACGTGTGCGTTTAACATTAGCCGGCCGTTTCACACATGCGGTAACGGTGGGAAAAACAAACCTTACACAGATATCTGATAATGTTTTCAGCCCCAGGGCTGGTTTGAGTGTAACCCTGGCAAAAGATTTCAGTGCCTATACACTCTATGATCAGAGCTTTCTGCCTGTTGCCGGCCAGGACTATGCCGGAAACCCTTTCAAGCCTATCCGCGGTAATAACATCGAACTGGGTTTGAAAAAGGATTTCTTTGACGGTAGATGGAACGTAACGGCTGCCGCTTTCCGCATTAAGAAGAAAAATGTATTAACCGCCGACCTGGATCCGGCACATCTGGCTGCAAACCCAAATGCCCAGATCCAATTGGGGGGTGTTATCTCAAAAGGTATTGAACTGGATATAAACGGGGAAATTACCCCTGGATTGAACCTTGTATTAAATTATGCGCTCACTGATGCCAAGGTAAGTGAAGATGCTAAACCAGAATTGGTAGGCAGGCACACCCCTAATTCTGCTAAGCACATTACCAATGGCTGGTTATCTTACCGCTATCAGAAACAAGGTGCTTTGTTAAACGGCTTTGGATTGAGCGCGGGTTACCAGATTCAACTGGATCGTTACGCGGGATCAACTTCTGTTCCATTGATGTTACCTGCTTATTACCGTTTTGACGCAGGTGTTTCTTATGAAAAAGGTAAAATAACTATCGCTGCGGTAGTGAATAACCTTTTGGATCGCAGGTTGCTGACACAGGGATCATATACCAAGCTGGCAACTGAAACTGCAACATCTGTTTCTTACTATACCTATATCTATGAGGTTCCGCGCAACGCACGATTGAGCATTACCTACAGGTTTAAATAA